TTATGAGTAACACTATTTTAGTTGTCGAAGATGATGCAGGGCTTCGCGAAGCCTTAATTGACACACTCGAAATGTCGGGGATTGAATGTATTGCGGCTAATTGTGCAGAGCAAGCCATGTTATTGCTGAAAAAAGAGCAATTTTCGCTGGTGGTGAGTGATGTACAAATGGGCACTATGAGTGGGCTTGATTTACTACGCAGTATTAAGCTTAACCACCCTGAATTGCCTGTTTTAATGATGACGGCGTACGCTACCATTGACGATGCTGTTGAAGCGATGCGCTTGGGCGCTATTGATTACATGGCAAAGCCGTTTGCACCTGAAGTTTTACTCAATATGGTAAGTCGATACTTACCTGAAAAAGCAAAAGAGACCGACGGACCCATTGTTGCCGACCCAAGCAGTATTCAACTTTTAGAGTTAGCAAGTAAAGTTGCACGCTCTGATGCGAGCGTTATGGTGCTAGGCCCAAGTGGTTCAGGTAAGGAAGTGCTTGCACGGTATATTCATGATAAATCGAACCGATGCGATGCGCCGTTTGTTGCGATTAACTGTGCAGCAATTCCTGAAAATATGCTTGAAGCAACCTTATTTGGGTATGAAAAAGGCGCGTTTACAGGCGCAATTCAAGCGTGTCCTGGTAAGTTTGAGCAAGCGCAAGGCGGTACTATATTGCTCGACGAAATAACAGAAATGGATTTAGGGCTGCAAGCTAAACTACTTCGTGTGTTGCAAGAGCGCGAAGTAGAGCGCTTAGGTGGAAGAAAAACAATCCAGTTAGATGTACGTATACTTGCAACAAGTAACCGCGATTTGAAAGAAGCGGTTACCGAAAACCAATTTAGAGAAGATTTATATTACAGGCTTAATGTGTTTCCTTTGATGTGGCGACCACTTTGTCAGCGACCTGGAGATATCCTTGTATTGGCTAAGCATTTAATTGAGCGTCACTTAAACAAAAGTAAAGAGCCTATGGCTTATCTTGATAGTGCCGCAGAGAAAAAATTACTTGCTCATTCATGGCCTGGTAATGTGCGTGAGCTTGATAACGTAATACAACGTGCTTTAATACTTAGGACTGGGGATACTCTAAACGAGCATGCTATTTTCATTGAAAACATAGCGGCGACAGATTTTGTAATGGAGCCTGCATCTGTCAGCGCGCAAAATACTAGTCAGCAGCAAGTAAGTGCTACTAATAGAGATATTGACCAAGGCGCTATGAGTTCAGCTTATTATGACGAACAGTCATCTCCTGCCGAGCCAACAAAACAAGACTTATTGGCTGTTGATACGGGAAGTTATAAGGATGAGCTAAAAGATAAAGAGCATCGCATTATTTTAGAAACGTTAGCAAGATGCCAAGGTAAGCGAAAAGATGTCGCTGAAACGCTAGGTATAAGCCCTCGGACTTTACGTTACAAACTAGCGCAGATGCGCGATTTAGGTATTTCACTCCCCGCATAACATCATTTTTAGCCCTAAATTTACCCTTTGAATTTAGGGCTGTCAAAACTCTGACTTGACAAATTCCTTCCAACTCATTGAAATTATTAATTTAATTTTTTGGCATGCTTTGTGCTTTATTCATGTTAAGAGTTAACTGCATTGTCAGAGAAAAATTATGAAAATTCAAAACAGCGCTGTATTTCAAGAAATGCAATCAATGGCTTTAGAGGCTGGCCGTAATAATCAAATCGAAAGACTGCCAGTAAAAACACAAGCCTCATCAACCGCTCAATTTGGCGATATGCTATCGGATGCAATTAATACTGTGCACGGTTTGCAGCAAGACGCTAAACAAAAAGTAGTGGCGGTAGAAACAGGCGACAGAAGCGTGTCTTTGGCTGAAGCAATGATTGCTTCTCAAAAGTCGTCAGTTGCATTTGAAGCGACAGTGCAGGTTCGTAATAAACTTGTCGAAGCTTACAAAGAAATCATGAACATGCCTGTTTAACTAGGTAGTGGAGAATTATTGTGGCGCAATCTAATCAATCAACCGATCTGGCTCTTGCTACTGGTGAAATGGACCATAGCGATAGCGACGATCAACAAGAACAGAAATCAGGCTACTTAAGTTCGCTAAATGGCGTTGATTTATTGCGCCAAGTAACTTTAGTTATTGCTTTAGGCATTTGTTTGGCGATTGCTATATTTATTATTATTTGGGCGCGTCAGCCAGATATGCGCCCGCTTGGTAAAATGCAGACAGAAGAGCTTATTGAAACGCTCGACTTTTTAGATGCACAAAAAATTGAATACCAAGTAGATGGAAATGTAGTGCTCGTCCCTGAAACTGAGTATCAAAATATTAAACTTTTAATGACTCGCGAAGGGCTAGAGCAAGGCCCTACATCGGGTTCAGATATTATTATGCAAGACATGGGGTTTGGTGTAAGTCAGCGTTTAGAGCGTGAACGCTTAAAGCATGGCCGAGAACAACAGTTAGCGCGCACAATTGAAGAGCTCAATAATATTACGCGTGCACGTGTATTGCTTGCCATTCCAAAAGAAAATGTATTTGCGCGCAGAGAGAAAAAGCCTTCAGCAACTGTTGTACTTACTCTTAAGCGTGGGCGTTCGCTAGATAGCGAAGAGGTCGACTCAGTGGTTGATATGGTTGCATCGGCTGTACAAGGTTTAGAGCCGGCTCGTGTAACAGTAACGGATCAAAATGGTCGCTTACTAAATTCAGGCTCGCAAACATCGCTTGCTGCAC
This DNA window, taken from Pseudoalteromonas marina, encodes the following:
- a CDS encoding sigma-54-dependent transcriptional regulator, which translates into the protein MSNTILVVEDDAGLREALIDTLEMSGIECIAANCAEQAMLLLKKEQFSLVVSDVQMGTMSGLDLLRSIKLNHPELPVLMMTAYATIDDAVEAMRLGAIDYMAKPFAPEVLLNMVSRYLPEKAKETDGPIVADPSSIQLLELASKVARSDASVMVLGPSGSGKEVLARYIHDKSNRCDAPFVAINCAAIPENMLEATLFGYEKGAFTGAIQACPGKFEQAQGGTILLDEITEMDLGLQAKLLRVLQEREVERLGGRKTIQLDVRILATSNRDLKEAVTENQFREDLYYRLNVFPLMWRPLCQRPGDILVLAKHLIERHLNKSKEPMAYLDSAAEKKLLAHSWPGNVRELDNVIQRALILRTGDTLNEHAIFIENIAATDFVMEPASVSAQNTSQQQVSATNRDIDQGAMSSAYYDEQSSPAEPTKQDLLAVDTGSYKDELKDKEHRIILETLARCQGKRKDVAETLGISPRTLRYKLAQMRDLGISLPA
- the fliE gene encoding flagellar hook-basal body complex protein FliE, with product MKIQNSAVFQEMQSMALEAGRNNQIERLPVKTQASSTAQFGDMLSDAINTVHGLQQDAKQKVVAVETGDRSVSLAEAMIASQKSSVAFEATVQVRNKLVEAYKEIMNMPV